The Hymenobacter swuensis DY53 genome includes the window CACGCGCCTACTGGGCGAAACGCTGCAGTTATACATGCAGGACGAGCGGTTCCGCGACTTCACCGACATGTACCTGGTGTACTATGAGTCGCCGGAGCTGGCGGGCGGCACGCGCCTGCTGGGCGGCACCTCGCCGCTGACCATCCTGTTCACTGGCCCCGCCGTGGAACCGCTGGACCTAGAGCGACCCCAGGCCCGTGGCCACTATTTCGACAAGCAGACGGTGCTGCTCGAAGACCGCGACCCGCAGTTTCGGGAGTTCGTGTATGAGTTGTTCCTGGCGTATCCGCAGCTGCAGCGCCGCGAGTTTGCCGGCAGCGTGTACGCGGGCTTCGACCGCTCGAAAATCAACCAGCTCCAGATGCAAGGTGACCGGAGCGCGCAGCAGTTTGCCACTCGTTACCCGGCCTTGGCCGACGTGCAGGGCAACTTGGTGAGCGTGAAAGGCGTGCCGCTGCCCGGCCGCGCCGACCAGTCGGCCGTGACCAGCTCCGACCTGTTCATCCAGCCCACCCGCGAATCGACGACGGGCCGGCCGCGCCCGCTGGTGCTGCGCCCGAACCTGACGATGCCAGGGGCCAACTACCTCAACGGCCAGCCCTGGGACGACCGCACGCCGGTTCCGTATTACGATGAGGTGGCGCTGGAAAGCCGCGTGCTGCCCGGCAAAGGCTTCAAATACCCCTACCTCACGGTAGGCGACTTGCTGGAAGACTCCCTGGTGGAGCTGCCCTACGAACTGAACACCCAGCGTTTCCACACCGGCAAAGTCACGTTTCAGTATGGTGCCGATGGTCATGGCCGGGCGCGTTTCCCGTATCTGCTGCCGCTGAAACAGGCGTTTTTCGAGTATTTCACCGAGAACGAGCTGGCCGAGCTGCTTACTTTCACCATCGACCTGAGCCACGTGCGCGTGCAGCTGCGGGTGCCGGTGCAGGCGGGCCGCTTTATCACGTTTGAGCGCAGCTACTACACCAATCCGCAGAACCCGAAGGATGCCCAGGGCCGCGAGATTCTGGAGAAGGGCCGCATTGTGAAGGCCGCCGTGGGCGTGGGCGTGTTCCCGTTCTACAAGGTGCGCTACCAGCCCGAGTTCAACGACCTCTATAAGGTGATGCTGGTAGACGCCGACAACGCGCCCACCATGCTCAACCGCCGCTACGACCTCACGTTTTTCGTGAACGGGGAGCGAATCACGGAGCAGGGTGCCGCCCGCCGCGCCACTCGCTATGAGCGCACCCAGAAAAGCATGGCCACCGCCGGCAGCACCTACTACGAAGTCACCGGCACGCACTTTGACCTCGCCGAGCTGACCTGCCCGCCCGCCACAATTGGCGCGGAGCCGGCCCGGGGCCTGTTCGTGCCGCGCTGGCGCGAGCTGGACCGCGGCACCCGCCGCTTCACCTTCGCGGTGGACTTCGGCACCACCAACACCCACATTGCCTACGCCGATTCGCCGAGTGCCCACCCGCGTCCGCTGACCATTGGCGAGTCGGATGTGCAGGTGGAGTGGCTGCACGCGCCGGTAGCTGATCAGGGGCTTTCGGCGGCGCAGCGCTACCGCACGGGCGCCGGCCAGATCTGGGACAACATTGCCACGCTGCAAAACCGGGAGTTTGTGCCCTCGTTCCTGGGCGAAGGTGGCTCGGTATATGAGTTTCCGATTCGGACGGCCGTGTGCGAAACCACGTCGTTTGCTAACGAGCCCGCCAAGGTGCTCAGCAACATCAACATTGGTTTCAGCATCAACACCGAAAACACGGCCGAGCTGCCCCAGAACCGCTTCATCACTAACCTGAAATGGTCGGCGGAGCTGGACCCGCAGGGCGTGTCGCGCATCGAGGCCTTCTTCAAAGAAATTCTGCTTCTGCTGCGCCACAAGGCGGCTTTGCACGGTGGTATTTTGGAAGATACCCGCGTGGTGTGGTTTGCGCCGCTGAGCTTCGATGGCTTCCTGCGCAACCAGTTCCAGCAGGTCTGGGACGAGTCGTTCCAGCAGGTGTTCAAGGCCAAGCGCCCCACCATCTGCCTCACCGAATCGGTGGCGCCGTACTACTACCTCACCGCCACCAACCAGGTAGTGCCCAACCGCGACGAAAACGTGGTGAACATCGACATCGGCGGCGGTACCACCGACTTGCTGCTGTTCGCCGACCAAAAACCGGCCTACAGCACCTCGTTCCGCTTCGCCGGCGACGACCTGTGGGGCGACGGCTACGCCCGCGTGCAGGGCGCGCCCAAGCAAAACGGCCTCCTGCGCCTCGGCGTGGGCCACGTGGAAAGCCTGCCCGATTCCGAGCAGAACCAGGAGTACAAAGGCTACCTGCGCGCCGCCCTCAGCAACACCGATTTCGGCTCCGCTGACGTGACCAGCCTGCTGTTCAAGTACGATGATGCGCTACGCTTCACCCAGGCTTTGGGCCTCGGGAAGGGCCGGCAGCTGC containing:
- a CDS encoding acetate and sugar kinases/Hsc70/actin family protein; this translates as MAKVLRLHNNGSQQVQGWQKTAPVTSTEINTVTDPAGGKSRNLAVSIPTPFARMHLFETAFDFLAREGQRNPGSVYHELTTHFWDLLELLYNYHLYTQAGRKITLRRWNSETEIRRMRQDEGTRLLGETLQLYMQDERFRDFTDMYLVYYESPELAGGTRLLGGTSPLTILFTGPAVEPLDLERPQARGHYFDKQTVLLEDRDPQFREFVYELFLAYPQLQRREFAGSVYAGFDRSKINQLQMQGDRSAQQFATRYPALADVQGNLVSVKGVPLPGRADQSAVTSSDLFIQPTRESTTGRPRPLVLRPNLTMPGANYLNGQPWDDRTPVPYYDEVALESRVLPGKGFKYPYLTVGDLLEDSLVELPYELNTQRFHTGKVTFQYGADGHGRARFPYLLPLKQAFFEYFTENELAELLTFTIDLSHVRVQLRVPVQAGRFITFERSYYTNPQNPKDAQGREILEKGRIVKAAVGVGVFPFYKVRYQPEFNDLYKVMLVDADNAPTMLNRRYDLTFFVNGERITEQGAARRATRYERTQKSMATAGSTYYEVTGTHFDLAELTCPPATIGAEPARGLFVPRWRELDRGTRRFTFAVDFGTTNTHIAYADSPSAHPRPLTIGESDVQVEWLHAPVADQGLSAAQRYRTGAGQIWDNIATLQNREFVPSFLGEGGSVYEFPIRTAVCETTSFANEPAKVLSNINIGFSINTENTAELPQNRFITNLKWSAELDPQGVSRIEAFFKEILLLLRHKAALHGGILEDTRVVWFAPLSFDGFLRNQFQQVWDESFQQVFKAKRPTICLTESVAPYYYLTATNQVVPNRDENVVNIDIGGGTTDLLLFADQKPAYSTSFRFAGDDLWGDGYARVQGAPKQNGLLRLGVGHVESLPDSEQNQEYKGYLRAALSNTDFGSADVTSLLFKYDDALRFTQALGLGKGRQLRVLFYLHYTSIIYHTAQLTKHLGLKTPRYLCFSGKGSLYLRLLAGGSSLVAIEKITKAIFQAVTGVEPPHNFRVILADNPKEATTNGGVLFEEKTTTDYDNIKPVKYSGAVEGTELNQQRLKLNQVDAELKNTVLDNVRNYLTLVLEGDDVAPYLREVGVDVDRQRVKDILLREIEDSLSLGLHQFQRQLSSDETLPETLFFLPLKQALYNLSRELQA